Genomic segment of Streptosporangium sp. NBC_01755:
GCTTGCCGCGCACGCCGACATCCAGAGCTGGAGCGTGCTCGGTGAGCATCGTTGCTCCTATCGAGTAGGACACCAGGGCCGCGGGATCGCGCTCGCTGGTCTGAATCACCCATCCTGCGGGACAAGGTCGATATACGGAGAGTCGCTGGACCAATACTGTCCGCAGATCGGTCGGGTGATAGGCCGAGCCGATCAGCTTGGATGATCGGTGGTACCGATACGGCTCCGGCGGCGTCGCATCGCCGGTTACCTTGGCGGCAAGGGAACTCGGCGGCGGGAAGATCGGGATGAACGTCAGCAACGCGAACGCGCGGGAAGTCGACCCCGCACTCTGGGAACGCCCGCAGATGCGACAGGCTCTGGCCGCCCGCGACATGGCCACCGTGTACCGGTTACTGCAGCGGATCGGCGTCTCCCAGCGTCACATCGCCGCCCTCACCGCACAGTCCCAGTCGGAGATCTCCGAGATCCTCAAGGGCCGCCAGGTGATGGCGTACGACGTGCTGGGCCGGATCGCCGACGGCCTGGGAATCCCACGTGGCTACATGGGCCTGGCCTACGACGCCTCCTGCACGGCACCGGCCCCGGCGGCGGCGGCCGACCAGCGCGACGACTCCAATGAGGACGAGCAGGTACGCCGCCTGCTCGCGCACGCCGCGCAGGTGACCATCGGCGCGGCATCCGGGGACGCGGAAGAGTGGACCGAGCCGGTGACGTCCACGGAGACCCCCGTCCCGCACCGTATCGGCATGGCCGACGTCGAGCAGATCGAGACGGTGACCCGCACGCTGCGCGCCCTGGACTACCGGCATGGGGGAGGGGTCTGCCGCGACGCGGTGGTGGCACAGCTGGCCTGGTCACAGCGGCTGCTGCGGGCCGCCTGCCCGGAGTCGGTCACCTTGCGCCTGCACCAGGCACTGGCCGACCAGCACAACCTCGCGGGCTGGACCTCCTTCGACGTCGGCTTGTACGGCTCGGCCAGAAGCCACCTGGCCCGCGCGCTCGAACAGGCCAAACACGCGAGGAACTCCTCGCTGGCGGCCAACGTCCTGTACCGGATGGGCCGTGTCCACCTCCACTGCGACCGCGTCCTGGACGCGCTGCGGTTCTTCCAGCTCGGACAGATCTGCGCGCAGGACGCCAGCTGCGAGCGGACCGTGGCGATGCTCTTCGCCAACGAGGCGTGGGCCTACGCCCTGCTGGGCGACAGCGATCTCGCCCTTAAGTCGATCAACAGGGCGGCCGACGAGCTGGCCCGTGCCCGCGACCGGGGGTCCCCGGCCTGGGTGAGCTTCTTCGGCGCCGCCGACCTCGACGCCACGAGCGGCATGGTCCACGCCGACCTCGCCGAGACCCACCTCGACAGTCACCTCGACGTCGCCGAGCGTTTCCTCACCGACGCGCTCGGGCAGCGTGACCCGAGTATGGCCAGGAGCAGGGCCTTCGAGCTGACCGCCCTGGCGACGGTGCAGCTCAGAGCCGGTGACATGACCGCCGGGATCGCCAACGGCAACGAGGCCGTCACCCTGGCGACCGAGATCCGCTCGATGAGGATCATCGACCGCCTCGCGCCGCTGCAGGCGGTCGCCATGATGCGGGCGCACGCGGGCGACGCCCAGGACCTCGCCCGGCGCATCTCGGCGGTGCGCGCGGCATGACGATGACCGCCGACCAGGCCACCGACCAGGCCACCGACCAGGCCACCGACCAGGCCACCGACCAGGCCACCGACCAGGCTGGCGACCATGCCGCCGACCACGCCGGCGGCCTCACCCGCGACCGGCTTCAGTCGTTGCTGGCATCGGCCTGTGACCGGGCCGGACTCGCGCCCGGCGACGCCGAGCTGATCAAGTTCACGAACAACGCGGTCTTCCGCCTGCGCCGGGCGCCCGTCGTGGTGCGCATCGCCGGATCCTCGGCCGCCCGCTCGCGCGTGCCGACCGTGGTGCGGGTCGCCCGCTGGCTGGCCGACCACGACTTTCCCGCGGTGCGGCTCCTGCCGGGCTGCGAGCAGCCGCTCCAGGTGGAGGGCCACCTGGTCACCCTGTGGGAGCACACCCCCGAGGTGGGCCCGCGTCCCGGCGGCGGCGACCTGGCCGTCCTGCTCAGGCGCCTGCACAGGCTGCCGGACCCGCCGGTGGACCTGCCGGAGTGGGCCCCGATGACCGAGGTCCGCCAGCGGCTCGACGAACCGGAGGACCTCTCCGAGGGCGACCATGCCTTCCTGCTGGACGAGTGCGACGAGGTCGAGGAGCGGCTCGCCGCACTCGACTACGCGCTCCCCGCCGGGGTCATCCACGGCGACGTGTTCATGGGCAACGTCATCGCCGGGCCCAAGGGGCCGGTGCTGTGCGACTTCGACAGCACCGGGATCGGCCCGCGCGAGTGGGACCTGGCCCCGGTGGCGGTCGGCCGCCTGCGGATGGACTACCCCGCCGACGAGCACACGTCGTTCGCCGAGGGCTACGGCTTCGACGTCACCCGCTGGCGCGGATTTCCGGTGCTGCGCCGCCTTCGCGAGCTGAAGCTGGTCACCAGTGTCCTGCCCGTCCTGCGCAGCAACCCGGGCATCCGGTCGCAGTGGGAACACCGGATGCGCAGTTTCAAAGCCCGTGACCAGACGGTCAGGTGGCAGCCGTACCGGTGAGGATCACCGGTGGGTGGTGTCGTACGGCGGTGGCGGGGGTAACCAGCCTAGGGGGAAAGCCCAGGTGAGGGCGCTGGCCGGCTCGGTCGGGTACGGGCCGGTGCGGCCGGAGCAGAAGTGACGGAGAAGGAGACCCTGAGATGTGCCGTCTGTTCGGCCTGAGCAGCACCCCTGAACGTACGCGTGCCACCTTCTGGCTGCTGGACGCCCCGGACAGCCTGAGTTACCAGAGCCACCGCGAACCCGACGGGACCGGCCTGGGCTACTTCGACGACGACGGCACCCCGCACATGCACAAGGCTCCCATCGCCGCCTACGAGGACCGGTGTTTCGCCGAGGAGGCCAAGGAGGTGGAGTCCACCACCTTTCTGGCGCACGTCCGTTTCGCCTCCACCGGCGATCTGGAGGTACGCAACACGCACCCCTTCCTGCAGGACGGGCGGCTCTTCGCGCACAACGGGGTGATCGAGGGACTGGACGACCTCGAGGCGGAACTGGGGAAGGACCGGGAGCCGGTCAGGGGGACACCGACTCAGAGCGCTTCTTCGCGCTGATCACCCGTGAGACCAGGGCGCACGGCGGCGACGTCGCCGCCGGCATCGAGAGCGCCGCACGCTGGGTCGCCAGGAACCTGCCCGTCTACGCCCTCAACCTGGTCCTCACCACGCCGCGGGACCTGTGGGCGCTGCGCTACCCCGACACCCACGAGCTGTACGTACTCCGGCGTGCCGCCGGCGGAGCCGGCGCACCGGCTGAGCCTCGCCGACCTGCGCCCGGAGGCCGCCGCCTCACAGCAGGCGACCTGAGAGCGGGTTCACCGGCCGCGACATCGAGCTGCACCTGGGGGGCGAGGCCGACTGCCGGGTGCGCCGGGGCATCGAGCCGACGGTCAGCCCGGAGCCGACGAGCTCAGGGGTCGGGTCGCTGGTTGACCGTCATGTCCCGGCCGGCCGCGTAGGCATCCCGGCCCGCGTGGACGTTCTGCACGAGGGACGTCGAGGCCGGATGGTCGCGTGCCCACCCTTCCAGCTCGCCGGCGAACTCCTCGTCCCGCCGCGCGTACCAGGACAGTGCCTCGGCCAGCGACCTGATCCGGTTCTCGTCGCCGGGCTCCTCGATCGCCTGGTTCAGCGTCTCCGCCGAGCGCTCGTCGGAGCCGAAGATCGCGCGTATCCTCTCACGGATCCGCTCGACCAGGTCCAGGGCCACCTGCTCGCCCATGGTTGTGGCCGCGCCGCCGGCGACCATGAGGGCCACCGCGGACGACACCGCAGCTATGTCCATCTGAAACCGTCCCTACGCCGATGACTCTGGGACCAGAGTAGGGCGAAGGCGGCCGGAACAGAATCCTCGAAATGTACATCCGCCTCGGTTATCCCAGCCTGGAGACGACCCCGGCGAACGCCTCATAGGCATCGGCCGTAATTACAAAATAGGAAATACCGTACATTTCGCGATATTCCTGGAGGGAGTCCACCAGCCGCTCGGTGTCGCCCAGCAGCAGGTGGGGCGAGCGCAGCGCTTCGGCGACCGGCAACCCGGTGAGCGGGCCGAGCTCCGCGGCCGCCGCTTCCGCGTCCGAGGTCACCGCCGTGTAGTAGACCCGGACGCTGAGTTCCAGCGCGTCGAACCGGGATCCGGCCGCGGCCCGGATCCACTCCACCTTGGCGGCGGTGGCCGCCCCGGTCATGGTCGCCGCGCTGGAGGCGTCCGAACGGCTCGACGCCAGGTTGGCGTTCAGGCCGACGATGTCGGCCTCGCGCGCGGCCAGCGACAGGATCGCCCGCCCACCGCCGCCCACCATCAGCGGCGGCCTCGGCCGCTGCACCGGCCGGGGCAGTCCGGCCACCTCGTCGAGGATGTAATGGCGGCCGGAGAAGCTGAACGACTCGTGCTCCAGCAGACCCTTGACGACGGCGATCGCCTCGGCCAGCCGGTCCACCCGGGTGGGCGGGGCGGGCAGCCCCACCCCGATCCGGTCGTGCTCGGCGCGGTTCCACCCCGCCCCGAGGCCGAGCTCCAACCGTCCCTCCGACAGCAGGTCGACGGTGGCCGCCTCCTTCGCCAGCAACGCCGGATGGCGGAACTCGTTGGCGAGCATGTGCGAGCCGACCCTCAGCGTCGTCGTGGCGTCGGCAGCCGCCAGCATCGCCGGAACCGGTGCGAGCTGGTCGCCGAGATGATCGATGACGAGCAGTGTCCGGTAGCCGAGATCCTCGA
This window contains:
- a CDS encoding phosphotransferase enzyme family protein, with translation MTMTADQATDQATDQATDQATDQATDQAGDHAADHAGGLTRDRLQSLLASACDRAGLAPGDAELIKFTNNAVFRLRRAPVVVRIAGSSAARSRVPTVVRVARWLADHDFPAVRLLPGCEQPLQVEGHLVTLWEHTPEVGPRPGGGDLAVLLRRLHRLPDPPVDLPEWAPMTEVRQRLDEPEDLSEGDHAFLLDECDEVEERLAALDYALPAGVIHGDVFMGNVIAGPKGPVLCDFDSTGIGPREWDLAPVAVGRLRMDYPADEHTSFAEGYGFDVTRWRGFPVLRRLRELKLVTSVLPVLRSNPGIRSQWEHRMRSFKARDQTVRWQPYR
- a CDS encoding helix-turn-helix domain-containing protein translates to MNVSNANAREVDPALWERPQMRQALAARDMATVYRLLQRIGVSQRHIAALTAQSQSEISEILKGRQVMAYDVLGRIADGLGIPRGYMGLAYDASCTAPAPAAAADQRDDSNEDEQVRRLLAHAAQVTIGAASGDAEEWTEPVTSTETPVPHRIGMADVEQIETVTRTLRALDYRHGGGVCRDAVVAQLAWSQRLLRAACPESVTLRLHQALADQHNLAGWTSFDVGLYGSARSHLARALEQAKHARNSSLAANVLYRMGRVHLHCDRVLDALRFFQLGQICAQDASCERTVAMLFANEAWAYALLGDSDLALKSINRAADELARARDRGSPAWVSFFGAADLDATSGMVHADLAETHLDSHLDVAERFLTDALGQRDPSMARSRAFELTALATVQLRAGDMTAGIANGNEAVTLATEIRSMRIIDRLAPLQAVAMMRAHAGDAQDLARRISAVRAA
- a CDS encoding class II glutamine amidotransferase; the encoded protein is MCRLFGLSSTPERTRATFWLLDAPDSLSYQSHREPDGTGLGYFDDDGTPHMHKAPIAAYEDRCFAEEAKEVESTTFLAHVRFASTGDLEVRNTHPFLQDGRLFAHNGVIEGLDDLEAELGKDREPVRGTPTQSASSR
- a CDS encoding TIGR03621 family F420-dependent LLM class oxidoreductase; the encoded protein is MAEIRPFRFGVEAAGASNAGRWRDTARAVEDLGYRTLLVIDHLGDQLAPVPAMLAAADATTTLRVGSHMLANEFRHPALLAKEAATVDLLSEGRLELGLGAGWNRAEHDRIGVGLPAPPTRVDRLAEAIAVVKGLLEHESFSFSGRHYILDEVAGLPRPVQRPRPPLMVGGGGRAILSLAAREADIVGLNANLASSRSDASSAATMTGAATAAKVEWIRAAAGSRFDALELSVRVYYTAVTSDAEAAAAELGPLTGLPVAEALRSPHLLLGDTERLVDSLQEYREMYGISYFVITADAYEAFAGVVSRLG